The Xenopus tropicalis strain Nigerian chromosome 1, UCB_Xtro_10.0, whole genome shotgun sequence DNA segment agggagggggagtgagttcttagcattcttgtgggaggggggagcaggagaggagagagctgggcaaactctggcacaggaattaaggagacaagaaaggagacaagaaatcctgtgtttcttttgatagaggactcagtgcagcgtttctgtgagtgcttatggctgtatttacatagacctttctgagaaagcttacttagtttttacctttcctcctcctttaacaTAATTTCCAAAATGACACATTTTAATTACCACAGATAGAGGTAAACCCACCTGTACTCTTCTTCCTGAGTAATCATATGTACTGTATCTGAGTTATAATACCTGCAAAGGCATTTGTGCATTGAAGTTGCTCTTTGTACAAACAAATTTGTCTGTTTGCAAACCCAGAAACCACTTCTGCCACTgcaaattttatagtttgcatCATTGAAAGCAAATAGCAGCAATAAAACTACAgactgaaaaagttattttgcTCCAAGAGTACACTACCTTCAAGCATGTCTCAATAGTGCGCTACACAcaattaaaattaataataaaaaatactaaaTGGCATGCCCTTGCATTTGCATAATGTAAGTGGTCCCAGGGTGGGAGTAGTTATATCTATGAGTCTCCAAAACTCAGTTTTTCTATTACATTGTCATTAACGCTTGatcctttaaggagaaggaaaggtgttttggcattttactgccaatagattagccacattagtgcaagctagaacgctatatttattctgcagaaagcttttccatacctgagtaaagagccctagaaggaggatctgccattttagcttagccTCAGtaccttctgtgctgcagctctagctgctggtagctgaGATTTCACAGCacaggtgggagggggagcagattCTGGGggtagggggagcaggagaagggagcaAACTGATCAGACTACTGccagtgccctgaaggatttttctgagagcaggacgtctgatactgaagaacatgtttacacaacatgcagcttttctgtgagtgcttatggctgtatttacatagacctttctgataaagcttacttagtttttagctttctttctactttaaagGATAAACATGAAATTCTAAGTATAATGCACTGAACCTACCATACCAGCCCTGAAACAATAATAAACCATGCCTTTAGAGGTGTACACAATAGCACTCCATCAtgtgatcttgttaggccatcttttgagggTCACATTTTCAGTGTGTTTTGggctgttgagaaactaagctgAGGGGTGGTAGGAAATAATCAATGTGAATTTGAATTTATGACCTTTGTGTTGTGAATAAAATACTGCATATACTGTGTATTGTGATTTGGTGCCAAAAATCAAGCAACTGTATTGATGCATTTCTAGTCTAGTTCTTTGTGTATGATTACTTTTACCTTAACTAGCACATAGATATATACAAGTACCCAACCTTAGTAATATATGCCCTTTCTATTAAATTGCAGTATTAGTATCAGGAGGAATCAGGTATCTGAATGAATCAATACAGAAAAAACCTTCCTAATACAGCAAGGAAACCAATGAGCAATATATGAGTGTTATTTTGGATTATACTGTACTTTGTATGAATATGAATatgtattcatattttatttcctGCTGTTCCAGGTAAGGGTTATCCTACTAAACTGGTGTGCATGGTTTCTACGCATGAGAAAACCTGGTGAGAACAAAAGGCCCATACCTTGTAAATATATCTATCCAAATCACCATTCAAGTATCAGTAGCATTGAGATGAACATAGCACCGGGACACCAATCCACTAATGGAAACATAGTATATTGTGGATACCACACTCTGGAGAGTCCATGCTGTCCACCCAACAGCGATTCGGGGGTTATGTGTGCAAGAGTTAATTGCCCCTCCCTAGAGGACAGTGACCTGATCCAGAAGAAATCCTTAAAGGAGAGCATGCCAGAAATTGTGAAGATCTTGGAGGAGGTCCAGTACATTGCAAGGCGCTTCAGAGAACAGGACGCAGGAGAAGAAATCTGCAGTGAATGGAAGTTTGCAGCTGCTGTCATAGACCGTCTGTGTCTTGTGGCATTTTCACTGTTTGCCATTATTGCCACCTTTACAATTTTAATGTCAGCTCCGAACTTTACAGAGGCAGTTACTAAGGACTTTACATAAGCGCAATATGCTGACTAGAATGAACCAATCATTTTGAATATTGTTGCTCATTATGTCTACGGACCATTAAAATGTGATAACATATAAACTATATGTCTTTGTGCTGGAAATAAATCATATCTGTATAATATTGTATTAAACAGACCACATCCAAAGTTGCCTAAATATCATTTGATTATAGTATAAAGTTTGTTTTTCCAATATTATTTGCCCAGATGAactgtatttttttacatttccataTATGCTTTGGATACTTCATATATACTGTCATAGGCCTGTGTTGTAAGGAAACATTTATTctggcaaaactgtaataaactgGCATCCCTGCTATTTCTCAGATTTTCTTGTATGTCCTCTGCACTCTTTAAAAGAGCAGTGTTCTTCTATGAGAAGTATGGGGTAACATGAATTATAGAATAATCATATACACTGATGAATGCTTCATGTTTGTCTTATTTCttgcaatatgtctatgaagattctcattcatccaggtcatgatatacagtatctagtagaattaagtctaaaacaactggacttttctgagtttttcttgaaaacttttcaccactcatccgagtggcttcttcagttcaaatgactggtagggaattccccggtatttaaactcttgatggtagtagagtcacagacatccaatcaattaggtgttagctgaaactgacaggtgtaagaaggtatgatccaatcacaatggtaccatgattctcattgatgaagatgttaatccttcaaagaacatgactggaagtgtgaacttttgtgaaactgccggggtaaggatgtcaacgcgccattgtatgttggtgacaagcggtgtctcaggccccctcctctgttcagggatggtttttccaggctggcataaatggcctcttttacacctctttcaaaccatctgtccaaaatatgcacgtgacatccttaccccggcagtttcacaacagttcacacttccagtcatgtactttgaaggattaacaccttcatcaatgagaatcatggtaccattgtgattggatcataccttcttacacctgtcagtttcagctaacacctaactgaacaagttcaatggaaccattgtgattggatgtctgtgactctactaccatcaagagtttaaatagcggggaattccctaccagtcatttgaactgaagaagccactcggatgagtggtgaaacgttttcaagaaaaactcagaaaagtccagttgttttagacttaattctactagatactatttCTTGCAATACTTACTAACTACTTATCTAACTTTAACTTccataataaaatatttgtgaGGAAATGGCTCAACACCAGAATTTTATAAAAGACCACACTATGCCTGGCAGGGTAACAAAGTGTGATCTGAAATCCAGCTGTTTTTTAGTGTCTTTGATACCAATCAATACATTTGCAATCTGTGCCCAGAAGCCCTACTGCAATATTAGATATAATTGCACAAATGTTTAAAGTTTTTAGGAAGGTCAGATTTACTACATGTGTAATGGTCCTGTGCTGTAATGTGTAGAGTTGTTTGGGTGAGGTCAGATATGCAACTTTGCCATGTTTAGACGACAAAAGTCAGGAGTGATTGTGCCAATTTTAACACCATAgaacatatggggttatgtaataaaaggtatagatctaatcacctatagcaaccagaagGTAGCACTTACTGGGcaaatgtttaaaagcaaacattttactggCTGTTATAAGTTACTGCATCAGGGCAAAATTGCCCATTGTTAAATATGAAGGATATAATCTATGTTACCGACATAAAAAGAATATATTGCCATAACACAGATTTTATGTTTTTAGTTGGcactttattttgtgtttgttttatatGGCAGAGGGACTTATTTACTAACAGTGGGTATAACTGTACTGATGCAGTAACCCATGCCAACAAATATTACAAATTTCTTCCTGCAGTTGGCTATGGAAAGCTAATCGGTGATTGGTTAATATGCATTATTAGCCAAGTATAAACTTGTccagaattaaaaaaatgcactatAGTACTTTCTATGTGTGAAATGTAGTGTGCCTTCTATTAGGCCATTCCTAAGGAGAGGGGCCCAAGCTTTGCTTTCTCTGCTGGCATAGACAGTCTACTGTCTTCTGCTACCGTGTCTGCATATGCACACAGGCACAGCATTGTCCTGTGCACCTACACATGGGAGTGCTTTGGCCAGAAAATCCATACTGCACATTTTAGCACCTAAAATCTAAAACCAAATTACATACAGATGGCTGACGGCAGTAAATCGTGTTTTCTCTTCTTCCTGTACCCAGGCCTTAGGAAGGGCCTTTGCCAGTCTACCTTTCATCTATTGGCTTTTGAGATGTCAGTTCTGTCCAGTCTGTACATATGATTCTTTGATTAACTGTTTTCTCTGCATCAGGTTACAGTTACTGTACAACTATGGGGGGTTAAAGCATTAATAATTATGATATAGCGATTAATACATGAAACTGAAATTGTTAGTTTATTTTACTGCCATTTCTGTGCCAGTGTGCTttcatgcaatttttttctgtgaagCACATTCTTACTATAAATTTCAAATATCAGTTAATATATAAAGCATTAAAAGCATCTTCATTGCATTGTCAATAACTGTATTTTGTGAAATTCAAACGTTTAATTCTGTGAATAGGAAAAGCACAGAAGAGATTAATTATTAACATGTCAAAGTGGTAAAGTATGAAGAACgaaacagaatataaaaatgCAATGTGTTTCATTCCAGCTAATTCAAGGGTATGAAAGAAAGTGTTCTTCATGTAGTTCTGTTTATAAAAACCTTTATGCAGAACCCAAGAAGAGCCAACTGGTGGATATTCAGTTCACTGTTGCAGTTTATTTATAacaacgtccatcaagttcaaccaaaatgcctatatataacctgcctaacttctagttgatccagaggaaggcaaaaaaccccatctgaagcctctctaatttgccacggggggattccttcctgactccaagatggcaatcggaccagtccctggatcaacttgtactaagagctatctcccataaccctgtattccctcacttgctaaaaagccatccagccccttcttaaagctatataatgtattagccagtacaattggttcagggagggaattccacaatttcacagctctcacagtaaaaaatcctttccaaatatttatatatatatatatatatatatatatatataaagtccggTTTAGCGGCACTCACCATACGCAGAGAACAGGAGCCGGGTGCATATCAAATCTTACATTCACTCCAACGCGTAGATATGGAataccaataaaagttttttattgatCTACAATCCGTGAGTGCTATTTatggagtgtatatatatatatgtttagaacCTCCCTTCGTCAGCAATTAAAAAAATCAGCATCCCGAAAAAGTTGTCACCGTGAATAAAGTGTTTGTCAGCACTTTATTCATGACAGTGTCAGCACTTTATCCATGAGGGTGGGCAGGGGGAGGCATATAGGAGTCATTTAGGCATGCGAGCTAGGGAGCAGCAGAACATGATGAACATGTTTCATTTTAAACACATGTCGTGAACTGTGGCAGATTCCTGCTTTGAAGAGgtaacaaaaacaaaagtaacaatgacaataaaattgaagcctcacagagcaatagtcttttggctgctggggttagtgacccccatttgaaagctggaaagagtcacaaagagaaggctaataattcaaaaactatcaaaaataaaaaatgaaggccaagtaaaaagttggtaagaatatgccattctataacatactaaaaggtaacctgaaggttaacttttagtatgttaacaGCAAGTATGTTAACAGCAAGATTCcctgtatttttataaatagtgCCATGCTAAAGGAGAGACAGAACATATACAACAAATGTGCTGGGCTATGTCATCACCACGTCTCTACACATGATGCTCAGGTTTAGGTAAAAGAAATTCTGGTACCATTGCAATAAagtttataatataatttaaaattacataaaacatcagaaaaacactttcaacattttcaaaatataaatttgGCAAGGTTTAAAGAACTAAAAATTGTTTCAAGCTGTTCTTCACTGTACTCAGTCATTTAATTGGCAAAGCAAGGCTGAACCTTTGGATATCCAGTAATCATTTTGTCGGTTTGATGGTAAAAGCACAGTAACAACAAAGTTAGTTGAATgacctggggaaaaaaacaaagatgatTATGATCGGCAGTTTCCACATAACATTGTAGCATCTTATGTTGAGGCTTAAAGAGTCACCGTAAACCTGAAATGTCCATGTAGAATTGTGCAAATTATGGGGTTATGCCAGTTTGGCATTATATTAGTATTTTAAATACTAAGAAGACATTTAGGTTGCTGTTCTGGCTGCACCAAATTCCACTGTGCTGGTCTTGTCCCTAGTGATGGACTATAAAATAGCGCAAACAATGAAACATTTCTGTAATAACAAATGTGttatttagggcagtgctgtccaactggcggcccccctctgtgtggccccccacctgtctggctgctttgatggcttaccgtTGTgtaataggtgtggtttgaagtgggtatggtttcaaaaaggggagtggtcaaaactggcttcaattagcggccctccaccatgtatgctagagtatgctagagaaattctggccctcggcacagCAGAAGTTGGACAGAGCTGATTTAGGGCAATTAACACTTAAAACTATCTAGAAtgctgtagggcagtgctgtccaacttctgcggtgccgagggccggaatttctctagcatacatgttGGAgtgccgctaatggaagccagtttagaccactcccctttttgaaaccacacccacttcaaaccacacctattttatcacaatggtggtagcacagcaaaatcccaattgcttggtccttactgtggggatatcaaccgccattcatatgtgaaagaattatattatgtcatattaagatatacccttacattccatatgcctcctcctcccctgtggatagcgcAGCAACCCTCAGTACATAatcacacaccttagggaccatttaatggctatttccaactgctaacaaactcccacaacaaaccccagccaggttcacctcccacaagcagcatagggcaagcagagtatggcacacacaggcagctctctgcctgtcctgtgctgtctgtgtgtgccatactctacctgccctaccctgcctgtgtgtgccatactctgcctgtcctatgctgcctgagtgtgccatactctgcctgtcctatactgcctatgtgccatactctgcctgccctatgctgcctatgtgtgccatactctgcctgccctaccctgcctgtgtgtgccatactctgcctgccctaccctgcctgtgtgtgccatactctgcctgccctaccctgcctgtgtgtgtcatactctacctgccccatgctgcctgtgtgtgccatactctgcctgcccttagttgcctgtgtgtgacatgctctgcctgccctacccttcctgtgtgtgccataccctccctgccctatgctggctgtgtgtgccatactctgcctgcccttagctgcctgtgtgtgccatactctgcctgccctatgctgcctgggtgtgccatgctctgcctgccctacccttcctgtgtgtgccatgctctgcctgccctacccttcctgtgtgtgccataccctccctgccctatgctgcctgtgtgtgccatactctacctgccctatgctgcctgtgtgtgccatactctacctgccctatgctgcctgtgtgtgccatactctacctgccctatgctgcctgtgtgtgccatactctacctgccctatgctggctttgtgtgccataccctccctgccctatgctgcctatgtgtgctatactctgcctaccctatgctccctgtgtgtgccacacacacaggcagcatagtccaggcagtctgaggtgtgaacaggtgaacaatggggatgattacagcctgaggtgtgaacattgcaggggttgaacaatgcaggtattaaaaggtgtaaacaacacaggggattacatttttaaacaatacagggggattacagcctgaatctgaggtgagaaccatgcagggggccagttaatcttagtattgataccatttaaagcttacacaaaggtaagccatcaaagcagtcagacaggtgggggggccacacagaggggggtcagttggacagcactgctgtagggtaTGAGAcagaaatgtattgaaaaaagCTGGTGTCTATAAGGAAAATATTGCTGAAGGCCAGCACTAAAGAAAGGACTCCCCAGTCACTACAAAATGGTACTTATAGTACTGTATTTTAAAATCTATGAATTATAtcatagaaaaatatataattatatttaatgtgatatgaaaataaaatgttgtatatcta contains these protein-coding regions:
- the LOC100487782 gene encoding neuronal acetylcholine receptor subunit alpha-7 isoform X2, translating into MMEADISSYIPNGEWDLVGVPGKRNELYYECCKEPYPDVTYTVTMRRRTLYYGLNLLIPCVLISGLALLVFLLPADSGEKISLGITVLLSLTVFMLLVAEIMPATSDSVPLIAQYFASIMVIVGLSVVVTVLVLQFHHHDPQAGKMPKMVRVILLNWCAWFLRMRKPGENKRPIPCKYIYPNHHSSISSIEMNIAPGHQSTNGNIVYCGYHTLESPCCPPNSDSGVMCARVNCPSLEDSDLIQKKSLKESMPEIVKILEEVQYIARRFREQDAGEEICSEWKFAAAVIDRLCLVAFSLFAIIATFTILMSAPNFTEAVTKDFT